One genomic window of Caenorhabditis elegans chromosome I includes the following:
- the gpi-1 gene encoding Glucose-6-phosphate isomerase (Confirmed by transcript evidence) yields MIFELFRFIFRKKKMLGYLSDLIGTLFIGDSTEKAMSLSQDATFVELKRHVEANEKDAQLLELFEKDPARFEKFTRLFATPDGDFLFDFSKNRITDESFQLLMRLAKSRGVEESRNAMFSAEKINFTENRAVLHVALRNRANRPILVDGKDVMPDVNRVLAHMKEFCNEIISGSWTGYTGKKITDVVNIGIGGSDLGPLMVTESLKNYQIGPNVHFVSNVDGTHVAEVTKKLNAETTLFIIASKTFTTQETITNAETAKEWFLAKAGDAGAVAKHFVALSTNVTKAVEFGIDEKNMFEFWDWVGGRYSLWSAIGLSIAVHIGFDNYEKLLDGAFSVDEHFVNTPLEKNIPVILAMIGVLYNNIYGAETHALLPYDQYMHRFAAYFQQGDMESNGKFVTRHGQRVDYSTGPIVWGEPGTNGQHAFYQLIHQGTRLIPADFIAPVKTLNPIRGGLHHQILLANFLAQTEALMKGKTAAVAEAELKSSGMSPESIAKILPHKVFEGNKPTTSIVLPVVTPFTLGALIAFYEHKIFVQGIIWDICSYDQWGVELGKQLAKVIQPELASADTVTSHDASTNGLIAFIKNNA; encoded by the exons atgattttcgagctttttcgcttcatttttcgcaaaaaaaaaatgctcggCTACCTTTCTGACCTAATTGGCACGCTTTTCATCGGAGATTCCACCGAAAAAG ccATGTCTCTGTCTCAAGACGCCACATTTGTTGAGCTGAAACGCCACGTGGAGGCCAACGAGAAGGATGCTCAACTTTTGGAGCTTTTCGAGAAGGATCCAGCTAGATTCGAGAAATTTAC ccgCCTCTTCGCAACTCCAGATGGCGATTTCCTGTTTGATTTCTCAAAGAATCGTATCACTGACGAGTCATTCCAACTTCTGATGCGTCTCGCCAAGTCACGTGGTGTCGAGGAGTCCCGTAATGCCATGTTCTCCGCCGAAAAGATCAATTTCACCGAAAATCGTGCGGTTCTCCACGTGGCACTCCGTAATCGTGCCAATCGGCCAATCTTGGTCGACGGAAAGGACGTCATGCCTGATGTTAATCGAGTTTTGGCTCATATGAAAGAGTTTTGCAATGAGATTATTTCGG GCTCATGGACTGGTTAcaccggaaaaaaaatcaccgaCGTTGTGAACATCGGAATCGGAGGATCAGATCTAGGACCACTCATGGTCACCGAATCGCTGAAAAACTACCAAATCGGACCGAATGTGCACTTCGTGTCGAACGTCGACGGAACCCACGTGGCAGAGGTCACAAAGAAGCTCAACGCCGAAACAACACTGTTCATCATTGCATCAAAGACATTCACAACTCAAGAAACAATCACTAATGCTGAAACAGCGAAAGAATGGTTTTTGGCAAAAGCCGGAGATGCTGGAGCAGTTGCTAAGCACTTTGTCGCACTTTCAACGAATGTTACGAAAGCTGTTGAATTCGGAATTGATGAGAAGAATATGTTTGAGTTCTGGGATTGGGTTGGTGGGCGATATTCCCTTTGGTCAGCTATTGGACTATCAATTGCTGTTCATATTGGATTCGATAACTATGAGAAGCTTCTCGATGGTGCATTTTCTGTTGATGAGCATTTTGTGAATACTCCATTGGAAAAGAATATTCCAGTTATTCTTGCAATGATTGGTGTACTCTATAATAATATCTATGGTGCTGAGACTCATGCTCTTCTTCCTTATGATCAATATATGCATCGATTCGCCGCATATTTCCAACAGGGAGATATGGAGAGTAACGGGAAATTTGTGACACGTCACGGACAACGTGTCGACTATTCGACTGGACCAATTGTTTGGGGAGAACCTGGAACTAATGGACAACACgcattttatcagttgattCATCAGGGTACTCGACTGATTCCAGCGGATTTTATTGCTCCGGTTAAGACGTTGAATCCGATTCGTGGGGGATTGCATCATCAG ATTCTTCTCGCCAACTTCCTCGCTCAAACCGAGGCACTAATGAAAGGAAAGACTGCCGCCGTGGCAGAAGCCGAGCTGAAATCATCTGGAATGAGCCCTGAATCGATTGCAAAGATTCTTCCACATAAAGTGTTCGAAGGAAATAAACCGACAACTTCTATTGTACTTCCAGTTGTCACACCATTCACATTGGGAGCATTGATCGCTTTTTATGAGCACAAGATCTTTGTTCAGGGAATTATTTGGGATATTTGCAGTTATGATCAATGGGG AGTTGAGCTCGGAAAGCAATTGGCAAAGGTTATTCAACCGGAATTGGCATCAGCGGATACAGTAACCTCACATGATGCCTCAACCAATGGACTCATCGCGTTCATTAAGAATAACGCATAA
- the gpi-1 gene encoding Glucose-6-phosphate isomerase (Confirmed by transcript evidence), which produces MSLSQDATFVELKRHVEANEKDAQLLELFEKDPARFEKFTRLFATPDGDFLFDFSKNRITDESFQLLMRLAKSRGVEESRNAMFSAEKINFTENRAVLHVALRNRANRPILVDGKDVMPDVNRVLAHMKEFCNEIISGSWTGYTGKKITDVVNIGIGGSDLGPLMVTESLKNYQIGPNVHFVSNVDGTHVAEVTKKLNAETTLFIIASKTFTTQETITNAETAKEWFLAKAGDAGAVAKHFVALSTNVTKAVEFGIDEKNMFEFWDWVGGRYSLWSAIGLSIAVHIGFDNYEKLLDGAFSVDEHFVNTPLEKNIPVILAMIGVLYNNIYGAETHALLPYDQYMHRFAAYFQQGDMESNGKFVTRHGQRVDYSTGPIVWGEPGTNGQHAFYQLIHQGTRLIPADFIAPVKTLNPIRGGLHHQILLANFLAQTEALMKGKTAAVAEAELKSSGMSPESIAKILPHKVFEGNKPTTSIVLPVVTPFTLGALIAFYEHKIFVQGIIWDICSYDQWGVELGKQLAKVIQPELASADTVTSHDASTNGLIAFIKNNA; this is translated from the exons ATGTCTCTGTCTCAAGACGCCACATTTGTTGAGCTGAAACGCCACGTGGAGGCCAACGAGAAGGATGCTCAACTTTTGGAGCTTTTCGAGAAGGATCCAGCTAGATTCGAGAAATTTAC ccgCCTCTTCGCAACTCCAGATGGCGATTTCCTGTTTGATTTCTCAAAGAATCGTATCACTGACGAGTCATTCCAACTTCTGATGCGTCTCGCCAAGTCACGTGGTGTCGAGGAGTCCCGTAATGCCATGTTCTCCGCCGAAAAGATCAATTTCACCGAAAATCGTGCGGTTCTCCACGTGGCACTCCGTAATCGTGCCAATCGGCCAATCTTGGTCGACGGAAAGGACGTCATGCCTGATGTTAATCGAGTTTTGGCTCATATGAAAGAGTTTTGCAATGAGATTATTTCGG GCTCATGGACTGGTTAcaccggaaaaaaaatcaccgaCGTTGTGAACATCGGAATCGGAGGATCAGATCTAGGACCACTCATGGTCACCGAATCGCTGAAAAACTACCAAATCGGACCGAATGTGCACTTCGTGTCGAACGTCGACGGAACCCACGTGGCAGAGGTCACAAAGAAGCTCAACGCCGAAACAACACTGTTCATCATTGCATCAAAGACATTCACAACTCAAGAAACAATCACTAATGCTGAAACAGCGAAAGAATGGTTTTTGGCAAAAGCCGGAGATGCTGGAGCAGTTGCTAAGCACTTTGTCGCACTTTCAACGAATGTTACGAAAGCTGTTGAATTCGGAATTGATGAGAAGAATATGTTTGAGTTCTGGGATTGGGTTGGTGGGCGATATTCCCTTTGGTCAGCTATTGGACTATCAATTGCTGTTCATATTGGATTCGATAACTATGAGAAGCTTCTCGATGGTGCATTTTCTGTTGATGAGCATTTTGTGAATACTCCATTGGAAAAGAATATTCCAGTTATTCTTGCAATGATTGGTGTACTCTATAATAATATCTATGGTGCTGAGACTCATGCTCTTCTTCCTTATGATCAATATATGCATCGATTCGCCGCATATTTCCAACAGGGAGATATGGAGAGTAACGGGAAATTTGTGACACGTCACGGACAACGTGTCGACTATTCGACTGGACCAATTGTTTGGGGAGAACCTGGAACTAATGGACAACACgcattttatcagttgattCATCAGGGTACTCGACTGATTCCAGCGGATTTTATTGCTCCGGTTAAGACGTTGAATCCGATTCGTGGGGGATTGCATCATCAG ATTCTTCTCGCCAACTTCCTCGCTCAAACCGAGGCACTAATGAAAGGAAAGACTGCCGCCGTGGCAGAAGCCGAGCTGAAATCATCTGGAATGAGCCCTGAATCGATTGCAAAGATTCTTCCACATAAAGTGTTCGAAGGAAATAAACCGACAACTTCTATTGTACTTCCAGTTGTCACACCATTCACATTGGGAGCATTGATCGCTTTTTATGAGCACAAGATCTTTGTTCAGGGAATTATTTGGGATATTTGCAGTTATGATCAATGGGG AGTTGAGCTCGGAAAGCAATTGGCAAAGGTTATTCAACCGGAATTGGCATCAGCGGATACAGTAACCTCACATGATGCCTCAACCAATGGACTCATCGCGTTCATTAAGAATAACGCATAA
- the ubc-14 gene encoding Ubiquitin-conjugating enzyme E2 G2 (Confirmed by transcript evidence), producing MAGYALKRLMTEYKELTTRPPEGIIAAPIDEDNFFEWECLITGPEETCFANGVFPARITFPQDYPLSPPKMRFTCGIFHPNIYADGRVCISILHAPGDDPTGYELSNERWSPVQSIEKILLSVVSMLAEPNDESPANVSAAKMWREDRAQFEKIADSLVRKTLCLPASEV from the exons ATGGCTGGTTACGCTTTGAAGCGGTTGATGACAGAGTATAAAG AACTGACAACCCGTCCACCAGAGGGAATAATCGCCGCTCCAATCGATGAGGACAACTTTTTCGAATGGGAATGTCTCATTACGGGACCCGAAGAGACGTGCTTTGCGAATGGCGTATTTCCGGCGAGAATCACTTTTCCGCAG GATTATCCGCTATCTCCACCGAAAATGCGCTTCACATGCGGTATATTCCATCCGAATATCTACGCAGACGGACGTGTTTGTATTTCGATTCTTCATGCACCGGGAGACGATCCGACTGGTTATGAATTGTCGAATGAACGATGGAGTCCTGTTCAATCGATTGAGAAGATTTTGCTCAGTGTTGTCAGCATGTTGGCTG aaCCAAACGACGAATCGCCGGCGAACGTGAGCGCGGCAAAGATGTGGCGTGAGGATCGTGCACAATTCGAGAAGATTGCCGATTCATTGGTCAGAAAGACGTTGTGTCTTCCCGCTTCGGAAGTCTAA